The genome window CACCGAACGGACCTGCCGGAACCGGCGACGCCGGAAACGGTCGCCGCGCTGGGCGCGGAACACGGGGCGGTGCCGGCCTATTTCAGCGCCGGATTTACCTGGTAGCCTGAAAAAGGGTGCGGATCAGGCGGCGCGGAGCGACTTCAGCGCCCGGGCCAGCCGCTCGACGTCCTCCATCTCGTTATAGACATAGAAAGAGAGACGCATCCACAACGTGCCCTCAAAGGCCTGGATGTCGACCTCGATGTCATGCTCGTTTCGCAGTTTCAGGCGGATGGCATTCGCTGCGTCCTGCGTGGCTCGCCCGAAGGCCGGCGGCAGCCGGACCGTCGTCATGAACCCTGTCATTTCCGGCGGGACGCCGACCGCGGTTTCGATTTCCCGCGCCAGATGGGCCCCGGCTTCGATCGCCAGGTTCCGGCAATAGGTCCGCAGGCGCTCCTCGCCGTATTCGGCGCGGTAATCGAGCGCGGCCGGGACCGTCAGATAGGGGGTGAAATCCTTCGTGCCCGGCCAGTCGAAGGCGGGGTTGTAGCCCTGGGAGACGTGATGGCTGATCGTCGTCGGCCGCAGGTAGGCCTGCCGCTCCGGTGCCGTCCATAGGAAGGCCGCGCCACGCGGCGCCCCGACCCATTTGTGACAATTGCCGGTATACCAGGTCACGCCCATCGTCTCGATGTCGGTCTCAACCATGCCCGGCCCATGCGCGCCGTCGACCAGAACCAGAATCCCACGTTCGCTGCACTCCGCCGCGATCTCCGCGATCGGCAGGATGGAGGCCGTCTTGGACGTGATATGGTCGATTACCAGCAGCTTGGTCCGCGGCGTGATCGCGTCCACGATGGTTTCGACCACATTGTCCGCATCGACCGCCGGATAATCCAGATGAACCGGAATCAGCCGCGCCTCGGCCCGATCGCAGACGAATTCCAGCGTACGCATCACCGCGCCATATGTCTGGGACGTGGTCAGGATGTCGTCGCCCGGAAACAGTACCAGGGACCGCAGGACGGCGTTGATCGCGGTCGTGGCATTGTCCAGAAAGACGATATCGTCGCCCCGCGCGCCCATATACCGGCCCAGCCGGTCTGCGGTCTCCCGAAGCAGGGGGGTCAACTCGGCCGTCATGAAACGGGATGGCTGGCCCTCGATGCGTTCCCGGAAGGAATGTGCCGATGCCATGACCTGTCGGGCGCAGGCGCCGAATGCACCATGGTTCAGATAGGTCAGTCCGCGCTCCAGCATGAAATCGGCCCGGGCTTCGGGGCCGAGTGGCTTGGCGGCGGAACTGGTTTCAGGATGGTCCGACTCTGAGTCATCCATCCGGGCGGAGTTCGTCTTCAACGGGATCCGGTCTCTGAGGTCAATCTCAAGTGAGCGAAAGTGTCATATTCGCGCTGACCGGCGTCAAGTACGCAATGGGACGGACTATCGGGCCTCGCGGTACCACGCTAGGGACAGAAGCAGCCCGGCCGCGAGCATCAGCAACCAACCCGGGAGAAGTGGTGCGGTATCGAGACCGGTGACGGTATAGTCGCCGTTCCGGGTCAGGCCGATCCACCCCGATCCGCCGGTCGGACGTCCGGGCTCGACCCGCCGGATCGCAGGCGGTTCGCCATCGGCGAGCCAGTGCAGACGACCGCCGCTCTCGGAGACGGGTTCCTCCAGTATCGCGGCCGTGGAAACAAGGTCGGACTGCTCCAGCGAATTCAGGGCGCCGGCCGCGGTGCGGACTGTCCGTTCGCCCTCGGTGATTTCGTACAATCCGCTCTGCGTCAGCGGCAGTGTCCCGGCAAACAGCCCGTTCGACAGGGATTCCAGCGGCACCGCGCGGCGTTCACCATCCGGCAGGACGACCTCGGCAACCGGCTGTTCCGCGCGCTGTTCAAGGGTGCGAAGCCGAATATCCAGCTGGTCGCCATCGGCCACCGCCTTCAAGTCCTCTTCCTCAAGCTCCGGTTCCTTCATCAGCCAATGGGCCAGGCGGCGCAGCAGCTCCGCATGCGGTCCCCCGCCGTCATATCCCCGGGCCCACAGCCAGATATGGTCGCTGCTGACCTGCGCCACGCGGCCGTCGCCGACCCGGTCCAGCGTGATCAGCGGCTGACCGTCCAGACCGGTCATGATGGCATCGCCGGAACGGGGCGCGACATCGACCTGACGCAGCCAGCTTCCCCAACTGGCGGTAGTGGCGGCGGCGCTGCGATCCGGACCGCCGGGCAGGCCGGCTGTGACCGGATGCCGCAGGCCGCGTTCCGTCACTGTCGGCTGGAACGGGCGTTCGGAGACCGTGCCCAGCGGTTCCGGCGGCAGCACATCGCCCAGCGGGGTGCGGTACAGGCTGAACGGCCCGGCGAAACCCGGTCCGGCCGCGTCCAGAAGGGCCCCGCCATCATGTACATAGTCGACGATATTACCGAGATAGAGTGAAGGCAGAACGCCGCGGCGGCGATAGCTGTCGAAGACGATCAAGTCGAAGTCGTTCAGTTTCACTTCGAACAGTTCCCGGGTCGGGAAGGCGATCAGGGACAGTTCGTCGATTGGTGTGCCGTCCTGTTTCTCCGGCGGCCGCAGGATCGTGAAATGGACCAGATCCACCGACGGGTCGGATTTGAGGAGGTTGCGCCATGTCCGCTCACCCGGATGGGGCTGACCGCTGACCAGCAGCACCCGCAGACGATCGCGCACGCCGTTGACCGACAGGACGGTGCGGTTGTTGTCGACCGACAGTTCGCCCGGCAGTTCCGGGACGCTCAATTCGATGATCGACGGGCCGCGATGGCTGAGCGTCAGACCGATGGTCACATC of Alphaproteobacteria bacterium contains these proteins:
- a CDS encoding aminotransferase class V-fold PLP-dependent enzyme, which codes for MDDSESDHPETSSAAKPLGPEARADFMLERGLTYLNHGAFGACARQVMASAHSFRERIEGQPSRFMTAELTPLLRETADRLGRYMGARGDDIVFLDNATTAINAVLRSLVLFPGDDILTTSQTYGAVMRTLEFVCDRAEARLIPVHLDYPAVDADNVVETIVDAITPRTKLLVIDHITSKTASILPIAEIAAECSERGILVLVDGAHGPGMVETDIETMGVTWYTGNCHKWVGAPRGAAFLWTAPERQAYLRPTTISHHVSQGYNPAFDWPGTKDFTPYLTVPAALDYRAEYGEERLRTYCRNLAIEAGAHLAREIETAVGVPPEMTGFMTTVRLPPAFGRATQDAANAIRLKLRNEHDIEVDIQAFEGTLWMRLSFYVYNEMEDVERLARALKSLRAA